A genomic region of Thermodesulfobium narugense DSM 14796 contains the following coding sequences:
- a CDS encoding type IV pilus twitching motility protein PilT — MEITELLEKATQMNASDIHISVGIPPVIRREGKLIRLEEYGNITPKIAFELIFSMLSDYQKKKIEEELDIDFSYGISGVGRFRVNVFKQRGVWGAALRLIPWDIPSLETLGLPPIIAEFAKLVRGLVLVTGPTGSGKSTTLASLVNIINRTRECHIITIEDPIEYLHSHKKSIVDQREVGNDTKSFARAVRASLREDPDVILVGEMRDLETIAAAITAAETGHLVFSTLHTNDAPQTIDRIIDVFPTNQQQQIRTQLSTALQGVVSQALLPKIGGGRVVATEVMIATPAVRNLIREGKTSQLYSVIQTSGRYGMQQLDSSLKDLVLRGKVSFEDAFTVAVNKEEFMRLVGRL; from the coding sequence ATGGAGATAACTGAACTTCTTGAAAAGGCTACTCAAATGAATGCGAGTGACATTCACATCTCTGTGGGAATACCCCCTGTAATAAGAAGAGAGGGAAAACTAATAAGATTGGAAGAATATGGAAATATTACTCCAAAGATCGCATTTGAGCTTATTTTCTCTATGCTTTCAGATTACCAGAAAAAGAAAATAGAGGAAGAGTTAGATATTGACTTTTCCTACGGTATATCTGGAGTTGGAAGATTCAGGGTAAACGTGTTTAAACAAAGAGGAGTATGGGGAGCAGCGCTAAGGCTTATTCCATGGGATATTCCAAGCCTAGAAACTCTGGGACTACCACCTATAATAGCTGAATTTGCAAAACTGGTAAGAGGGCTTGTCCTTGTAACAGGTCCTACTGGCTCAGGGAAATCTACCACGCTTGCCTCTCTTGTAAACATAATAAACAGAACAAGGGAGTGTCATATTATTACTATTGAAGACCCTATTGAATACCTTCACTCTCACAAGAAATCTATTGTAGATCAAAGAGAGGTTGGAAATGACACTAAGTCTTTTGCTAGAGCTGTTAGGGCATCCTTAAGAGAGGACCCTGACGTAATACTAGTAGGCGAGATGAGGGACCTCGAAACTATTGCTGCAGCTATCACAGCTGCTGAAACAGGGCATTTGGTGTTCTCAACCCTTCACACTAACGATGCACCACAAACTATAGACAGAATTATAGATGTCTTCCCAACCAATCAGCAGCAGCAAATAAGGACTCAGCTTTCCACTGCCCTTCAAGGAGTGGTATCTCAGGCACTTTTGCCAAAGATTGGCGGTGGTAGAGTGGTAGCAACGGAGGTAATGATTGCAACTCCTGCTGTAAGAAACCTTATTAGAGAGGGCAAGACGTCCCAGCTTTATTCTGTAATACAGACCTCCGGAAGATACGGCATGCAGCAGTTAGACTCATCTCTTAAAGATCTAGTTCTTCGAGGCAAGGTATCCTTTGAGGATGCTTTTACCGTAGCTGTGAACAAGGAAGAGTTCATGCGTCTGGTAGGTAGGTTATAA
- a CDS encoding type II secretion system F family protein — translation MPNFFYRVRDAKGKLVTGTTDAVSLLVLKNDLRNKGFLVVEIKEIKDVSKDVKVDKVEKGSSFTLPIFNRVTQKDLAIFSRQFATLVAAGVPIARTLNTLKSQTRKKVFKEVIDDVLKRVEGGESLARALERHNNVFNKLYTSLVRAGETSGSLDVILARVATYLEKEMALRNQVKQAVSYPIFVLTIALALSAFLLMFIVPMFAGFLTGMGAKLPLMTTIVVNASQFLIHNFIWIVLIIIAGVFLFARFLSNPVGREMFDLVVFRLPIFGPLYMKIECSRFARTFGSMTRSGVPILTSLEIIEDVLMSVVLKKGIRFVHDAVKRGQTIADSMRKTDKFPMVLVEMIAIGEETGHLDEMLDKSADYYDDEVETTVKALSSMLEPAMIVIIGGIVGFIVIAMYLPIFSLYQAIAK, via the coding sequence ATGCCTAACTTCTTTTATAGAGTGAGAGACGCTAAAGGCAAGCTGGTTACAGGCACAACAGATGCTGTTTCCCTACTGGTTTTAAAAAACGATCTTAGAAATAAGGGCTTTCTTGTAGTTGAGATAAAAGAGATTAAGGATGTGTCTAAAGATGTTAAGGTGGACAAAGTTGAGAAAGGCTCATCCTTTACTCTGCCAATTTTTAACAGAGTTACCCAGAAGGATCTTGCTATATTTTCAAGACAATTTGCTACTCTGGTGGCAGCAGGAGTTCCTATTGCAAGAACTCTAAACACCCTTAAGTCGCAAACAAGGAAAAAGGTTTTCAAAGAAGTTATTGACGATGTTCTGAAGAGAGTAGAAGGAGGAGAGAGCCTTGCGAGGGCTCTTGAAAGACACAACAACGTTTTTAACAAACTTTATACCAGTCTGGTAAGAGCAGGCGAGACGTCTGGCTCTCTTGACGTAATACTTGCAAGGGTTGCAACATATCTGGAAAAAGAGATGGCCCTTAGAAACCAAGTAAAGCAGGCTGTGAGCTATCCTATATTTGTCTTAACCATTGCCTTGGCTCTCAGCGCATTTTTGCTAATGTTTATTGTTCCTATGTTTGCAGGATTCCTTACGGGAATGGGTGCAAAATTACCCCTTATGACTACAATAGTGGTAAATGCGAGCCAATTTTTGATACACAACTTTATCTGGATAGTTTTGATAATCATCGCTGGCGTTTTTTTGTTTGCCAGATTCCTTAGCAATCCTGTAGGTAGAGAGATGTTTGATCTTGTAGTATTCAGGCTTCCTATTTTTGGTCCACTTTACATGAAGATAGAGTGCTCAAGATTTGCCAGGACGTTTGGTTCTATGACGAGAAGCGGTGTGCCAATACTTACTTCTCTTGAGATAATAGAAGACGTATTAATGAGCGTTGTATTAAAGAAGGGCATAAGATTTGTGCACGATGCGGTTAAAAGGGGTCAAACAATTGCTGACTCCATGAGGAAGACCGATAAGTTTCCTATGGTACTGGTAGAGATGATAGCAATAGGCGAGGAAACTGGGCACCTGGATGAGATGTTGGACAAGTCTGCCGATTACTACGACGACGAGGTGGAAACTACAGTGAAGGCTCTCTCAAGCATGCTCGAGCCTGCTATGATAGTGATAATAGGTGGCATTGTGGGATTTATAGTAATTGCAATGTATCTGCCTATATTTAGCCTGTATCAGGCAATTGCAAAGTAA
- a CDS encoding type IV pilin protein, whose protein sequence is MQSFPRKSLRNKRGFTLIELLVVIVIIGILAAVAFPIYQNFMKNAADADAKGALASLRSAEALYYAQYGTYTKDIGTLAGMVQTQGGITVGANGISVTAGGATYNYTITADSTSGLVSCTGNGAMGTSCSNW, encoded by the coding sequence ATGCAAAGTTTTCCAAGAAAGAGCCTAAGAAATAAAAGGGGTTTCACGTTGATAGAACTTCTGGTAGTCATCGTCATCATCGGTATCCTTGCGGCAGTGGCATTTCCAATTTACCAAAACTTTATGAAAAACGCGGCTGACGCTGATGCGAAGGGTGCGCTGGCTTCATTAAGGAGTGCAGAGGCGCTTTACTATGCACAATATGGAACATATACTAAAGATATAGGTACTCTTGCGGGTATGGTGCAGACTCAAGGCGGAATTACTGTTGGTGCAAATGGAATTTCTGTTACTGCAGGTGGAGCTACTTATAATTACACTATTACTGCTGATTCTACGAGTGGTCTTGTTTCTTGTACTGGTAATGGAGCTATGGGGACATCCTGCTCAAACTGGTAA
- a CDS encoding secondary thiamine-phosphate synthase enzyme YjbQ — protein sequence MIERISINTSKKLQLIDVTSLVESALRNSYGAYNGVLLCYVPHTTAAITINEAADPDVALDIESFLKLHLPEGIKFRHLEGNSDAHVISTLIGSSVIVPVENGSLKLGRWQGIFFVEADGPRVRNINIVKLTS from the coding sequence TTGATCGAAAGAATAAGCATAAATACCTCAAAGAAGCTTCAATTAATAGACGTTACCTCTTTGGTAGAAAGCGCGCTTAGAAATTCATATGGCGCATATAATGGGGTGCTTCTTTGCTACGTGCCTCACACGACTGCGGCAATTACTATAAACGAGGCAGCAGATCCTGATGTGGCCCTTGACATTGAAAGCTTTCTCAAACTTCATCTTCCTGAGGGCATAAAGTTTAGGCATCTTGAAGGAAATTCTGACGCACACGTCATCTCTACTCTTATTGGTTCATCTGTAATAGTTCCTGTAGAAAATGGAAGTCTTAAACTAGGTAGGTGGCAGGGAATATTCTTTGTGGAAGCAGATGGCCCCAGAGTTAGAAATATAAATATAGTAAAACTAACTTCTTAG